A single window of Anopheles moucheti chromosome 2, idAnoMoucSN_F20_07, whole genome shotgun sequence DNA harbors:
- the LOC128297534 gene encoding MICOS complex subunit MIC27 has protein sequence MLRSVSTKVTPVLLGAVAVNVSTGADKPKPKEEPNKMVCRPSELPLYRPLNQKIDCECQHRKIEPTGPASVLEEGFRTIRIQVQEASKLVEDQKKQIVDLYEEGKKQTKFVHDYLHQEDNTMPRVGAIAIGGLAGLIFGLRGGFFKRVIYTSIGAGGVASICYPQEADMYAQHGLVEAKKYATIGYNFVYGVKPGDKQLELPTIPSNLGELKDSVSGLAKSAYEAVFPEKK, from the exons ATGTTACGCTCGGTCAGCACAAAGGTAACGCCCGTGCTACTTGGCGCGGTGGCCGTGAACGTCAGCACCGGTGCAGACAAACCGAAACCCAAGGAAGAACCaaataaaatggtttgcaGACCTTCCGAACTTCCACTTTACCGGCCACTAAATCAGAAAATTGATTGCGAATGTCAGCATCGTAAAATCGAACCCACCGGACCAGCGTCCGTGCTCGAAGAAGGATTCCGGACCATCCGTATACAGGTGCAGGAAGCTTCCAAGCTGGTGGAGGATCAGAAGAAACAAATTGTTGACCTGTACGAAGAAggcaagaaacaaacaaagt TTGTTCACGATTATCTGCATCAGGAAGACAACACCATGCCACGTGTAGGAGCGATCGCGATCGGTGGTTTGGCTGGTCTAATCTTTGGTCTGCGCGGAGGCTTCTTCAAGCGTGTCATCTATACTTCGATCGGTGCTGGTGGTGTAGCGTCCATCTGTTACCCACAGGAAGCGGACATGTACGCACAGCATGGACTGGTTGAGGCGAAAAAATATGCCACGATCGGGTACAACTTCGTGTACGGCGTAAAGCCAGGCGACAAGCAACTGGAATTGCCAACCATCCCGTCCAATTTGGGCGAACTTAAAGACAGCGTATCGGGATTGGCAAAATCCGCTTACGAGGCAGTATTCCCCGAGAAGAAATGA
- the LOC128297428 gene encoding uncharacterized protein LOC128297428: protein MDWRSSPRAVSFCLRSIMALIAESGPNRRWSCCRRRVARQTTRQCIATAGNCLWSNCRRGLLLTSILLVTCLARPIVCSRERELHLPDYAVLSRVRSLNNPCMESGGAGTTANQRTPPESGSRLKLSELVTQSDVIFKAFAGHGNDLRDAALNFSRMTPTGASEHRQHQQQHHQPRWKPQPVDADFIVRLEPGTVYKGNELFKQLQLNSWKHYFILWSNGSIQYTHRDVPVQGQTTGESFMPTGSTVATTYLDGLEADASVSSRLQRRSVEPISTAKPTKPGCLNGRRRRKLSESTQSAVAEGILDDSSFERSQRNINEFQTAPPIGTDNSIHPAVRNLDTDRNSPVQAFSNDDHKRKSLSADERVNLQQSTSSNKNTRQTEDEISDERAVPKSMGKDFEREGQISRTLSEILPVTLIVFGRLATGGNDGGDAGTDKLLRVDPYVGLLRWDEQLEDALWQALGWSEWSDYTSCSVACGGGVQQRFRHCLQSAPSDRAGASAIRTESIAPPTVAPSVATTRNRRNVLSSEIENPTHAATTARTQPVALGALPGVSITRTSYGSDDGDGKRKRKLKSKQTMAYEKERRMKFREEVNEKSIIMNPSTSEPISSESVSQWTPTVQGRSVPPHERMVMDAAAKTHHNRPSDGAADDEDTWPACEGHNIEQRKCNMFECAGTINLLPALTPNYHWRAWDEAIDDRINYQINQLDQNFTLMMSLRLKHTNTRPAAGYSGHLGYRADADIGSDPSSTAHPTSGHIFSVRSKLTTGSSLSINFETDGHGGIRVLQEKYGLSEMLPVRSGKLTLRDGDWHSLALSGRNGGFVTVYIDCQWINSFVLTKGSIELPQYPIVEVGQNVELRQLMVVPGEKSARLQCNSQPVPIHDVENRRVTNYFEHLN from the exons ATGGATTGGCGATCGTCGCCGCGGGCTGTCTCCTTTTGCTTGCGAAGCATTATGGCGTTAATCGCGGAAAGTGGCCCAAACCGACGGTGGAGTTGCTGCCGTCGAAGGGTAGCGAGGCAGACAACCCGCCAGTGTATAGCCACGGCAGGCAACTGTTTGTGGTCGAATTGTAGACGCGGTTTGCTGCTGACGTCGATCCTTTTAGTGACTTGTCTTGCCCGACCGATCGTCTGCAGCAGAGAGCGTGAGCTGCACTTGCCGGACTATGCTGTCCTGTCCCGCGTACGTTCGTTAAATAACCCCTGCATGGAGTCGGGTGGTGCCGGTACCACCGCAAACCAGCGCACACCGCCCGAATCCGGGAGCAGGTTGAAACTGTCCGAGCTTGTGACGCAAAGTGATGTGATATTCAAAGCATTCGCCGGCCATGGAAACGACCTGCGGGATGCGGCTCTCAACTTCTCGAGGATGACGCCAACGGGAGCGTCAGAACACCgtcagcaccagcagcagcatcaccagccGCGCTGGAAACCGCAGCCGGTGGACGCAGATTTTATCGTACGACTCGAGCCCGGCACCGTCTACAAAGGAaatgaacttttcaaacagttGCAACTGAACAGCTGGAAGCATTATTTCATCCTTTGGAG CAATGGCAGCATACAGTACACGCATCGTGATGTGCCCGTTCAAGGTCAGACGACTGGCGAGAGTTTCATGCCGACCGGATCGACGGTGGCCACTACCTACCTAGACGGTTTGGAAGCTGATGCATCCGTATCGAGTCGTTTACAGCGCCGCAGTGTCGAACCAATCTCGACGGCAAAGCCCACCAAACCAGGTTGCCTGAATGGTCGACGCCGAAGAAAGCTGAGCGAAAGTACACAGTCAGCTGTTGCGGAAGGCATCCTCGATGACTCATCTTTCGAACGTTCGCAAAGAAACATAAATGAATTCCAAACAGCTCCACCGATTGGTACGGACAATTCAATCCATCCGGCTGTTCGCAACCTTGACACCGACCGCAACAGTCCAGTGCAGGCTTTCTCGAATGACGACCACAAGCGCAAATCCTTGTCTGCTGATGAACGTGTCAATTTGCAGCAAAGCACCAGTAGCAACAAGAACACACGGCAGACGGAAGACGAAATATCGGATGAGCGGGCCGTGCCTAAATCGATGGGAAAGGATTTCGAACGCGAGGGTCAGATTAGCCGCACGCTGAGCGAGATACTGCCTGTTACACTGATCGTATTTGGGCGTCTGGCCACGGGAGGTAACGATGGTGGTGACGCTGGCACTGATAAGCTACTGCGAGTGGATCCGTACGTGGGACTTTTACGATGGGACGAGCAGCTGGAGGATGCCCTCTGGCAAGCGCTTG GCTGGAGCGAATGGAGTGACTACACCAGCTGCAGTGTGGCGTGCGGCGGCGGTGTACAACAACGGTTTCGACATTGTTTACAGTCGGCACCCTCCGACCGTGCCGGAGCGTCGGCAATACGTACCGAATCCATCGCACCACCGACGGTAGCACCTTCGGTTGCTACCACGCGAAATCGGCGCAATGTTTTAAGCAGTGAAATTGAAAACCCCACTCACGCAGCCACCACCGCACGTACGCAGCCAGTTGCGCTCGGTGCgttaccaggcgtctccattactCGCACGTCGTACGGGAGTGATGATGGCGATgggaaacggaaaagaaaactcaaatcaaaacaaacgatgGCGTACGAAAAGGAACGAAGAATGAAGTTCCGGGAAGAGGTTAATGAAAAGAGCATAATAATGAACCCCTCAACGAGCGAACCCATTTCATCAGAATCGGTGTCCCAATGGACGCCCACGGTGCAGGGTAGATCCGTTCCGCCGCACGAACGGATGGTTATGGATGCTGCAGCAAAGACGCATCATAATCGACCATCGGATGGGGCTGCTGATGACGAGGACACGTGGCCTGCCTGCGAGGGTCACAATATCGAGCAGCGGAAGTGCAACATGTTCGAGTGCGCGG GTACAATTAACCTGTTGCCGGCACTGACACCAAACTACCACTGGAGAGCCTGGGACGAAGCGATCGACGATCGAATCAACTATCAGATCAATCAGCTAGATCAAAATTTCACGCTGATGATGAGTTTGCGCTTGAAG CACACCAACACTCGGCCGGCCGCCGGATACAGTGGTCACCTCGGGTACCGCGCGGACGCTGACATCGGGTCGGATCCTTCGTCTACGGCTCACCCAACCAGTGGGCACATTTTTTCCGTACGTTCCAAGCTAACGACCGGGTCAAGTTTGTCGATAAATTTCGAAACTGATGGACACGGCGGAATACGGGTGTTGCAGGAAAAGTACGGCCTGTCGGAGATGCTACCGGTGCGGTCGGGCAAACTCACCCTGCGCGACGGTGATTGGCATTCGCTGGCACTCAG TGGCCGAAACGGTGGCTTCGTCACGGTCTACATCGACTGCCAATGGATTAATTCGTTCGTCCTGACGAAGGGCTCGATCGAGCTGCCCCAGTATCCAATCGTGGAGGTTGGTCAAAAT GTTGAACTACGTCAGCTCATGGTGGTACCGGGTGAgaaatcggcccggttacagtgCAACTCGCAACCGGTTCCGATACACGACGTAGAAAACCGACGAGTGACGAATTATTTTGAGCATCTCAATTAG